DNA from Massilia antarctica:
GCCGGCGCCGGCGCTGTCGTGGCGGTAGCGGCCGCGCCGCTGCAGCTCCGGCACGATCAGTTCGACCACGTCGCGCATGGTGTCGTGGGCAATGGCAAAGGCCAGGTTGAAGCCGTCGACGCCGGTCTGTTCCATCCAGCTCTCGAGCTGGTCGGCTACCTCGGACGGCGAGCCGACCAGGATCGGGCCGCGACCTCCCAGGCCGATGAAGCGGGCCGCTTCGCGCACCGTCCACGTGCGCGACGGATCGGCCGCGCTGAGCGAGGCCAGGGCGGAGCGGCCGGCGTCGGTTTCGATATAGTCGATCGTCGTGTCGAGCGGAATGCGGCTGAAGTCGACACCAGTCCAGCCGGAAAGCAGGGCCAGGGCGGCGTCGATGTCGACATGGCGCTGGTAGTCCTCGTATTTGGCGTGCGCTTCTTCCGACGTTGGCGCGGTGATGATCAGCGCCTGCGCATAGACCAGCAGGGCGTCGCCATCGCGCCTGGCGGCGCGCACGGCGGCGCGCGTATCGTCCACGTAGCGCTTGACCACGTGGACGCTCGGGCCGCTGACAAAGGTCGCTTCCGCATGGCGTGCCGCGAATGCCACGCCGCGCGGCGAGGCGCCGGCCTGGTACAGGAAGGGCGTGCGCTGCGGCGACGGTTCGCACAGGTGGATGCCGGGCACCTTGTAGTGGCGGCCTTCATGGTTGATCGGATGGACCTTGGCCGGATCGGCATACACGCCGCGCGCCTTGTCGCGCACCACGGCGTCGTCTTCCCAGCTTTTCTCCCACAGCTTGTAGACGACGTCGAGGTATTCGTCGGCCAGGTCGTAGCGCTCGTCGTGGGCGAGCTGCTTTTGCAGGCCCAGGTTGCGTGCCGCGCTGTCGAGGTACCCGGTGACGATGTTCCAGCCGATGCGCCCTTTGGTCAGGTGATCGAGGGTGGACATGCGCCGCGCGAACGTGTACGGATGTTCGTATGTCAGCGCGGCGGTGACGCCGATGCCAAGGTGGCGCGTGGCGCCCGCGATCAGCGGCACCAGTGCCAGCGGATCGTTCAGCGGCGCCTGCACCGCGTGGCGCAGCGCGGCGTCATGACTGCCCTGGTACACGTCGTACACGCCCAGCACATCGGCCAGGAAAATGGCGTCGAAGCGGCCCGCTTCGAGCAGTTGCGCCAGTTCGATCCAGTAGTCGGCGTCAAGGTAGCGGTGGCTGTTGTCGCGCGGGTGGGTCCACAGTCCGGGTGACTGGTGGCCCACGGTGTTCATCTGGAACGCGTTGAAACGTATGGGTTTGGCCATGACGCTATTTGGCCGCGGCTTGCAGGGCCAGTTGATAGTCGGTCTTGGCATAGCCGGCGAAATGCTTGTTGGTCACCGCCAGGAACTCGGGCGAGCGGTAAGCCGCCGCGATATCTTTCGCAAACTGCTTCTGCTTGTCGGCGGTGCGCACCGCCACCAGGTTGATGTAGTTGGGTGAGATCTTTTCGGTGATCAGCGCTTCGGTCAGTTTCAGGCCAGACGCCAGCGCGTAGTTCCCGTTGACGAAGGAGTAGTCGGTATCCTGCAGCGAGCGCGGAAGCTGGGCAGCTTCCAGCGGCACCAGTTTGATTTTCTTCTGGTAGCTGGCGATGTCCTTCTCGGACGCGCGCACCGGATCGAACTTCTCGCGCAGCTTGATCCAGCCCAGTTGATCGAGCAGCACCAGCGCGCGCGCCTGGTTGGTGGGATCGTTCGGCAGCGCCACGGTGCTGCCATCCTGCACTTCGCTCAGCGCCTTGTGCTTCTTGCTGTAGATGGCAATTGGCGCGGTCGGAATCGTCACCAGGTCGGTCAGCGCCAGTTTGTGCTCGGTCGCGAATTTGTTCAGGTAGACGATGTGCTGGAACACGTTGGCGTCGAGCGAACCTTCGGCCAGCGCGAAGTTGGGCTGGATATAGTCGTTGAATTCGATGATCTTGACCTTGTAGCCCTGCTTTTCCAGAATCGGCTTGATCCCCAGCTTGATCTGGTCGGCGTACGGCCCGGCGCTGGTGCCTATGACGATTTCTTTCGTGTCTTTGGCGGCACTTGCGACAGAGGCGATGGCCAGGCCGGTGATGGCGGCAAGAATAGTGCGGCGTGCGATGAACATAAGGTCCTTTGAATGAAGTGAATGAGCGATTAGCGCTGGTCGATGCGGCGCGCGATGCGGGTGCCGGTGAACTGGATGGTCTGCACCAGCACCACCAGGATGGCGACGGTGATGAGCATGATGTCGGTCTGGAAGCGGTAGTAGCCGTAGCGGATGGCCAGGTCGCCGATGCCGCCGCCGCCCACCACGCCGGCCACCGCCGAATACGACAGGAAGCTGATCGACAGTACCGTCAACGCCAGTACCAGGCCGGAGCGGGCTTCCACCAGCAGCACGCGGGTGACGATCTGGAACTCGGAGGCGCCCATGGCGTGGGCCGCTTCGATCACGCCGCGCGGCACGTCGCGCAGGTTTTGTTCCACCAGCCGCGCAAAGTAGGGAATGGCCGCGAACGAGAGCGGCACGGCGGCCGCCAGCGGCCCGATCGAGGTGCCGGCGATCAGGCGCGTGAACGGCACCAGCGCCACCAGCAAAATGATGAAGGGGAAGGAGCGCACGGTGTTGACGATCCAGCCCAGCACCAGCGCGAGCGAACGGTTTTGCAGCGACTGGCCGTCGGCCACCAGGAACAGCACGATGCCGAGCGGGCCGCCCAGCACCACGGCGGCAGTCAGGCCGATCGCCAGCATGGTCA
Protein-coding regions in this window:
- a CDS encoding LLM class flavin-dependent oxidoreductase — translated: MAKPIRFNAFQMNTVGHQSPGLWTHPRDNSHRYLDADYWIELAQLLEAGRFDAIFLADVLGVYDVYQGSHDAALRHAVQAPLNDPLALVPLIAGATRHLGIGVTAALTYEHPYTFARRMSTLDHLTKGRIGWNIVTGYLDSAARNLGLQKQLAHDERYDLADEYLDVVYKLWEKSWEDDAVVRDKARGVYADPAKVHPINHEGRHYKVPGIHLCEPSPQRTPFLYQAGASPRGVAFAARHAEATFVSGPSVHVVKRYVDDTRAAVRAARRDGDALLVYAQALIITAPTSEEAHAKYEDYQRHVDIDAALALLSGWTGVDFSRIPLDTTIDYIETDAGRSALASLSAADPSRTWTVREAARFIGLGGRGPILVGSPSEVADQLESWMEQTGVDGFNLAFAIAHDTMRDVVELIVPELQRRGRYRHDSAGAGGTLRHQLTGKGSRLAASHHGRQVRIDPPRQPAA
- a CDS encoding MetQ/NlpA family ABC transporter substrate-binding protein, with the protein product MFIARRTILAAITGLAIASVASAAKDTKEIVIGTSAGPYADQIKLGIKPILEKQGYKVKIIEFNDYIQPNFALAEGSLDANVFQHIVYLNKFATEHKLALTDLVTIPTAPIAIYSKKHKALSEVQDGSTVALPNDPTNQARALVLLDQLGWIKLREKFDPVRASEKDIASYQKKIKLVPLEAAQLPRSLQDTDYSFVNGNYALASGLKLTEALITEKISPNYINLVAVRTADKQKQFAKDIAAAYRSPEFLAVTNKHFAGYAKTDYQLALQAAAK
- a CDS encoding methionine ABC transporter permease, producing the protein MFENIITLLPELWVALGQTMTMLAIGLTAAVVLGGPLGIVLFLVADGQSLQNRSLALVLGWIVNTVRSFPFIILLVALVPFTRLIAGTSIGPLAAAVPLSFAAIPYFARLVEQNLRDVPRGVIEAAHAMGASEFQIVTRVLLVEARSGLVLALTVLSISFLSYSAVAGVVGGGGIGDLAIRYGYYRFQTDIMLITVAILVVLVQTIQFTGTRIARRIDQR